From a single Actinomyces viscosus genomic region:
- a CDS encoding ABC transporter substrate-binding protein: MRSTHYLSRRTVLAGLGTTAVAATLAACATSASSGSKSAGAAGEGDASEVDVVTWWSAGSEKLGLDALIKVFNEQFPKTKFENKAVSGGAGSQAKQKLAADLAAKNPPDTYQAHAGAEIKDHIEAGYLLDVSSLYEEFKLNEAFPATLMDRLKDSDGKIYSVPSNIHRANVVWASVPALKAAGLDPTKPATTIDAWIADMEKVKAAGLTPITMGMAWTQLELLETILIADLGVDAYNGLFDSKTDWGGAEVTKALGHYKTIVGYTDSSLYTEDWEPAMKPVMDGKAAFNVMGDWAVAGFDAAGKKAGEDYIYFPVPGTEGVFDFLADSFTLPDGAKHPGGAKNWLNTISSKDGQIAFNTVKGSIPARTDLSDEEKGKFSEYQRSAMESFAKDKIVSSIAHGAALPAKATNAMNDALTKFAQGASDVTALQADLKAAAAS, encoded by the coding sequence ATGCGTTCCACCCACTACCTCTCCCGCCGCACCGTCCTGGCGGGACTGGGTACCACTGCAGTCGCCGCCACCCTGGCCGCCTGCGCAACCTCCGCCAGCTCGGGCTCGAAGTCGGCCGGGGCCGCCGGTGAGGGGGACGCCAGCGAGGTCGACGTCGTCACCTGGTGGTCGGCCGGCTCGGAGAAGCTCGGCCTGGATGCCCTCATCAAGGTCTTCAACGAGCAGTTCCCCAAGACGAAGTTCGAGAACAAGGCCGTCTCCGGTGGTGCCGGAAGCCAGGCCAAGCAGAAGCTCGCCGCGGACCTGGCCGCCAAGAACCCGCCGGACACCTACCAGGCGCACGCCGGCGCTGAGATCAAGGACCACATCGAGGCCGGCTACCTGCTGGACGTCTCCAGCCTCTACGAGGAGTTCAAGCTCAACGAGGCCTTCCCCGCCACCCTCATGGACCGGCTCAAGGACTCCGACGGCAAGATCTACTCCGTGCCCTCCAACATCCACCGGGCCAACGTCGTGTGGGCCTCGGTGCCCGCGCTCAAGGCCGCCGGGCTCGACCCGACCAAGCCGGCCACCACCATCGACGCCTGGATCGCCGACATGGAGAAGGTCAAGGCCGCCGGGCTGACCCCTATCACCATGGGTATGGCCTGGACCCAGCTCGAGCTGCTCGAGACCATCCTCATCGCCGACCTGGGGGTGGACGCCTACAACGGGCTCTTCGACAGCAAGACCGACTGGGGTGGCGCCGAGGTCACCAAGGCGCTCGGGCACTACAAGACGATCGTGGGCTACACCGACTCCTCCCTCTACACCGAGGACTGGGAGCCCGCCATGAAGCCCGTCATGGACGGCAAGGCCGCCTTCAACGTCATGGGTGACTGGGCCGTGGCCGGCTTCGATGCCGCCGGCAAGAAGGCCGGGGAGGACTACATCTACTTCCCGGTCCCGGGCACCGAGGGCGTCTTCGACTTCCTGGCCGACTCCTTCACGCTGCCCGACGGAGCCAAGCACCCCGGCGGCGCCAAGAACTGGCTCAACACGATCTCCTCCAAGGACGGCCAGATCGCCTTCAACACCGTCAAGGGCTCGATCCCCGCGCGCACGGACCTCAGCGACGAGGAGAAGGGCAAGTTCTCCGAGTACCAGCGCTCGGCCATGGAGTCCTTCGCCAAGGACAAGATCGTCTCCTCCATCGCCCACGGCGCCGCCCTGCCCGCCAAGGCCACCAACGCGATGAACGACGCCCTGACCAAGTTCGCCCAAGGAGCCTCCGACGTCACCGCCCTCCAGGCGGACCTCAAGGCGGCTGCCGCCTCCTGA